In Bradyrhizobium guangdongense, the sequence AGGCTTGCCGATGATCACCGCGAGCTCGCCCTCGAAGTCGAGCTGGGTCGAGACCTTGGGGCGGATGATGTCGGTGAGATGTCCGGTCTGGCTGTTGGCGAAGCGACCGAAGACGGTGGGGTTCTCGACCTCCGAGCGGCCGGTCTCCTTGCGATGGTTCTCGTAGTTCAGGCCGATGCAGAGGATCTTGTCGGGGTTCGGGATCACCGGCAGGAAGGTGATCTTCGACAGCGGGTGATGCTTTGCCTTGCCGGCTGCGGCGGCCGCTTCGGCCAGCGCGCCGGCTGCGATCGCCGATTTGAGGTCGGGATAGCGATCCTTCAGGACGGTGCCGAGATCGGCCACGCTGTCGCCCTCCACCAGGCCCCAGGAGGCGGCGTTGTCGATTTCAAAGCTTGCGAATTTCATGTGGTGTCCTTGAGATAGGCCGATCAGGTCGACGTGGCGGGAACAATGGTAGCTGAAGATGACGGCGAGGAGGTCTTCGCAAAGCGCGCGATGGTCCGCTCCGGGAAGATGAGTGCGAAGGCGGCAACCGCGCCGACGATGAGAATGCCGGCGGTGAACGTCATGGCATGGGCATAGCCGAGCGCGCTATTGCTGCCCGCCTCGCCGACGATCCATCCGGTCAGTGCGTTCGAGAACAGCGCGGACGCTGCATTGCCTGAATAGATCACGACGATCAGCCGGCCGCGCTGGGCCGCGGGCGCCACGGCGCCAAGCGCGACCGGTCCGAAGATCGTGGTGAGGCTTGGTGCCGCGAAGGCGATCGCCACGCAGGCGAGCTGGAACGCGCCTGTCGTCACGATGCTGAGCAGCAGTGCGCAGCCCGCAATCAGCAGCGCCAATCCCGCGGCATTGCCGAGGCAGGCGCGCAGGCTCCAGCCCCGACGCTGAAGCACTTGCGTGATCCAGGAGCCGCTGAGCAGCAACGGCGACTGGAACATGTAGATCGCGGAAATGATCCAGCCGACGTCGGTCGGCTTGTAGCCGAGCCCGAGCTGGAGGAACGGCGGCAGCCACGTCGCGGAGATGCCGACGATCCAGTACGACATGGTCGACATGATGATGACGCCGATCACCGTCGGATCGCACCACAACAGTCGCGCCGGCAGTTTCGGCGAGGCCGCCGTCGCATCGTTTCCAATGTCCGCCGCGGCGTAGGGTCCCTCCCCGCCGATGACGCTCCAGGCGAACATCCAGGCAATGCCGAGCAGTCCGCAAACCAGAAAGCCGGTGCGCCAGCCGTGATTGATGATCACGTAGGTCAGCAGCGGGCCGCCGGCCAGAAGCCCGACGCTGATGCCCTGCAGAACGACTGCGCTCGGGACGCTGCGTTTATCGGCAGGAAACCAGTTGTAGCAGGCGTGCAAAGCCGTCGGCAGGCCAGGGCCCTCACCCGCGCCGAGCAGAATGCGACACACGACCAGCACCATGACGGAGCTCGAGAAGAACACCGGGAGCTGTGTCGCCGACCAGATGGCGGCGAGCAGCAGCAAGATCCACTTCGCGGGGAAGCGGCCGACGACGAACAGTCCGACCGCCATGCCCGAGAGCGAGAACAGCAGAAAGAAGCTGCTACCGATCAGGCCGAACTCCTTCGGACTGAGCGACAGCTCCTTCATCATCGGCACCGCCGAGAGGCCGAAGACCAGCTTGTCGAAGAAGTTGATGGTCTGGAACAGAAACAACATGATGAGAACCGCATAGGCGCGCGCAGGCACCGCGGGCCCCGTCGTCAAGCTCGACGATGACGGCATGATTTCCCCCTCTTGAGCGTTATCGTTGTTTTGTTCATCGCAGCCTCGCCTCGAGACCTGACAGCATCTCAGCTAGTCCGGCTTCGTCTGCCGCGACGCCGTAGACGTAGTGATCGGGGCGGACGATCGCGGCCGCGCAGGCGTGCCGCGCGAACCAATCCGTCACTACGTCGCTTTCCTCCCGCAGGATGTACGGCAGCTGATCGTGATCCGCCGTTGCGATCGCGATCAGGCGCAAGCCGATCTCCACAGCGTGTGACGCGATCGCACGCGATCGTGCCACCGCACTGTCGGCCCGCAGCACGAGCCGCCATCCGGCGCCGCACATGGTGTCGAGCAATTG encodes:
- a CDS encoding MFS transporter, with translation MPSSSSLTTGPAVPARAYAVLIMLFLFQTINFFDKLVFGLSAVPMMKELSLSPKEFGLIGSSFFLLFSLSGMAVGLFVVGRFPAKWILLLLAAIWSATQLPVFFSSSVMVLVVCRILLGAGEGPGLPTALHACYNWFPADKRSVPSAVVLQGISVGLLAGGPLLTYVIINHGWRTGFLVCGLLGIAWMFAWSVIGGEGPYAAADIGNDATAASPKLPARLLWCDPTVIGVIIMSTMSYWIVGISATWLPPFLQLGLGYKPTDVGWIISAIYMFQSPLLLSGSWITQVLQRRGWSLRACLGNAAGLALLIAGCALLLSIVTTGAFQLACVAIAFAAPSLTTIFGPVALGAVAPAAQRGRLIVVIYSGNAASALFSNALTGWIVGEAGSNSALGYAHAMTFTAGILIVGAVAAFALIFPERTIARFAKTSSPSSSATIVPATST